One Rubritalea squalenifaciens DSM 18772 genomic region harbors:
- a CDS encoding LamG-like jellyroll fold domain-containing protein: MNKLVTASALATLGLAGMAQATLTAWQTEVGLGATASSTVFATTSTPVKHDVGTLSGAQSFEFIVNANLGGASSALLGDRTSGTGNEQALKFEQYNNTGNLGLSAFGVADWNSGVAAPTGVDTHIVFSTDGVTGTNLYLNGALVGTTTTVLDISGLTGLGAVDRGASFQDVMDGDILGFASYDSELTSGEILDHYNAFNAAAVPEPTSTMFIGLGAVCLLFRKRR, translated from the coding sequence ATGAATAAACTCGTAACTGCTAGTGCATTAGCTACCCTAGGTCTCGCCGGTATGGCGCAGGCTACACTCACAGCTTGGCAGACAGAAGTAGGGCTTGGTGCCACTGCCTCCTCAACAGTCTTCGCTACCACCAGTACTCCAGTCAAACATGATGTAGGTACTCTTTCTGGGGCTCAATCCTTTGAGTTCATTGTCAACGCAAACCTTGGAGGAGCTTCTTCGGCTCTTCTTGGTGACAGAACAAGCGGGACTGGTAATGAGCAGGCATTGAAATTTGAACAGTACAACAACACAGGCAACTTGGGCTTGAGTGCATTTGGTGTGGCTGACTGGAACTCCGGTGTTGCCGCTCCTACAGGTGTAGATACTCATATCGTATTCAGCACTGATGGTGTTACAGGTACGAACCTGTACCTCAACGGAGCTTTGGTTGGAACAACGACAACCGTGTTAGATATTTCCGGACTCACTGGTCTGGGTGCTGTAGACCGAGGCGCTTCATTCCAGGATGTTATGGATGGAGATATCCTTGGTTTTGCTTCCTATGATAGCGAATTGACTTCTGGGGAGATTCTTGACCACTACAATGCCTTTAATGCAGCCGCTGTCCCTGAGCCGACGTCTACCATGTTTATTGGACTCGGAGCAGTGTGTCTTCTCTTTAGGAAGCGTAGGTAG
- a CDS encoding tetratricopeptide repeat-containing sulfotransferase family protein translates to MPQASPKVYLELADLLERASQYEEAHEAVERCLAVDEKSGVAKELKARILHACGEKEESFRLLHACLNQDGVPKVELAKILNTWARMLDSEGAYNEAFDKLLQSKELLRNAGGVGSMDRANQVENARLSAMVVGVNSSHVESWLSEAEEGQTRQVLLTGAPRSGTTLIERFLDSHEEVVAVDEYNALTGRIIPSAMRKGFQSTGGIDIGVVDGIDRRERKMSAKLYLKLMEAYLGGRVGDKYLLDKNPGLTGHLPAILRMMPNMKILYALRNPMDVVVSSFFSWFPGNRMSVEYFTLESTVKRVSLELEFWLKLRGVLPTALWRETRYEDTVGDVEKEVDGIFDWLGVTGRGAERERKGQVYVNSPTYREASKPIYTSSQDRWKNYEKHLHELAGNLQSRCDQLGYSI, encoded by the coding sequence ATGCCTCAAGCTTCCCCCAAAGTCTATTTGGAGTTGGCTGATTTGTTAGAGCGAGCGAGTCAATACGAGGAAGCTCATGAGGCGGTAGAGCGGTGTCTAGCCGTAGATGAGAAAAGTGGAGTAGCAAAGGAACTGAAGGCAAGAATTCTCCATGCCTGTGGGGAAAAGGAAGAGTCTTTTAGGCTCTTACATGCATGCTTGAATCAGGATGGAGTCCCTAAGGTGGAATTAGCCAAGATACTCAATACTTGGGCTAGGATGCTTGATTCAGAAGGGGCGTATAATGAAGCATTTGATAAGCTCTTACAAAGTAAGGAGCTTCTGCGTAATGCCGGGGGAGTGGGGTCTATGGACCGGGCTAACCAAGTCGAAAATGCCAGATTGTCAGCGATGGTGGTAGGGGTGAATTCGTCTCATGTGGAGTCGTGGCTCTCAGAAGCCGAGGAAGGGCAGACGAGGCAGGTGTTGCTGACGGGGGCTCCCCGTTCAGGCACTACATTGATTGAGAGGTTTTTGGACAGTCATGAAGAGGTAGTGGCTGTGGATGAATATAATGCGTTAACAGGCCGGATTATCCCATCAGCCATGAGGAAAGGATTCCAGAGTACTGGGGGGATAGATATTGGAGTGGTTGATGGGATTGATCGACGAGAGAGAAAGATGTCTGCGAAGCTATATCTCAAGTTGATGGAAGCGTATTTAGGTGGTCGAGTTGGAGATAAGTACCTACTTGATAAAAATCCGGGTTTGACGGGGCATTTACCAGCCATTCTGAGGATGATGCCGAACATGAAAATACTCTATGCTTTGAGGAATCCTATGGATGTGGTTGTGAGTAGTTTTTTCAGCTGGTTCCCGGGTAATAGAATGAGTGTTGAGTACTTTACGCTGGAGAGTACGGTTAAGCGGGTATCTCTGGAGTTGGAGTTCTGGTTGAAGCTGCGTGGAGTATTGCCCACTGCTTTGTGGAGAGAAACGCGCTATGAAGACACAGTGGGTGATGTGGAGAAAGAGGTTGATGGTATCTTCGATTGGTTGGGGGTGACTGGTCGTGGAGCTGAGCGTGAGCGCAAAGGGCAGGTCTATGTCAATTCACCAACTTATCGAGAGGCTTCAAAACCCATTTATACAAGCTCACAAGATCGCTGGAAGAATTACGAGAAGCATCTGCATGAGCTCGCTGGAAATCTGCAAAGTCGTTGTGACCAGTTGGGGTATTCCATCTGA
- a CDS encoding LamG-like jellyroll fold domain-containing protein, with the protein MAFPQEAAATPLPDSLKLTVTVNGVQKTLNLHRRSIRGANFAVRVWDQTSGYSTLPTVPEVRTYRGTVEEDPNTLVCASINESDVISAQFFDLSKGKGRSAWINEQVSAQLIAPVAADPMPSQSVAPPRNANSSVSLAGPKVPTGVSGTGISYGDLVEVEQAIDVTNHSYNNLLGNVDDILAKYELDMLVYDMMMTRDCLTRVVLPHIVIRSEQFYASSTTPGLSEMNTEWKSEPLLSTNWDMVWATEGYYAWGNQVGKDENSMAAGALYHETGHNWGVYHLPYAYDTMGGNRPLHEAYSVDVMLAKRAESIDEGDLTIAAGYSDPLHPHTHTDVARVVQNTPTDIDVLANDWDSNGDTLTIFSHTTTTANGGSVTLNPNGTLRYTPATNFVGKDMIVYTVQDDSTMQLKAREIVHIEVVNNGLMLHYAFDETSGTAVSDSSGVGLAGDLNGANFATHAVDSPLGKGIRVWGWENDNNEENADWSGVVVGNGSVLPVASIDDRGATPFDSTHNNHSGFYDVMDGDFTASTFFRVDDYNFGNGYTLSGAPWIFTKWWHAEQKCGWGLQATGNALVMYYRPFKGTESIRTVSGSYNFEAGKWYHTSVVFDRALNEIRLYVNGTEVAKQTSAFPADAPYLFTGRMPMRLGTFGAEKVCLDDFRLYSKALTVAEIGALVDAAGPTKFLADATGQIQHYKPMVFDHNVAGDVWDGDGTGITYSKLSGDTWINVSSEGRLTGEAPGEGVYSVTVRVSNNEGDTDERQYQVTIVSKGVYYERFATSSATMSGLTDHASFPHMPTVGQVIDHAEIPANVANNYGSRMQAYLVPDTTGDYTFWVSGDDVGELWLSTSESPEDAVQIANLPSWTSAYAWDANPAQKSATITLEAGKKYYLMALHVEGGGGDHFAVAWEGPGFTRQLIPNNNLEIYYSNVVAKWAFDEGNGTTAGDGVPYGIDGALNPAVTWTSGKRGSAVSVANGAITLGRNDYSGEWTWSGWVKRTGSATASALMASSSYQMRLEQYYNTHRVGYTRFGHADWSTGYTSPPGTWVYLSAVMDDGVFKVYENGVFQSSVAVTGGSLPMNAIGSGPIEMDDVVIYNRAMPESELLPFSLKGGTYAVDENASVGASVASVAGKNIWAVGLNYSITSGNTGGAFSINSSTGEITVAGTLSGGSQYVLSVAVNDGSGLSSSATMTVDINEINFAPSLSDESASIAENSAAGTSVITLSATDPDAGDVLSYAITAGNTNGAFAINSSTGEITVASTLNYEVLNSYTLTVEVTDTGSLSDTATITVNVTDVDESAVTGVQAWEEAVHQGASFILKRTTPLAGNATDTVDMSSISGDASYEFIVEAEDFGQSAVHLLDGNGWSLRFEQWSNSGKLGMTRYGVADYQLTAESGQSVASPYGAVHHIVYVVDSVNTQTRVYVDGVFVGTVSQIPALNTASITLGATNLRSDASTGIHAFAAYNSALSAAEVSTHSAAWLGVAPASNNPPVATTIATSNAETMIDGQVISGSMADTQTSNNVYEVLQEAKTSGKPSTRVSSLEHTWSFDIGAGGILVELNVEAHHSANNEGDDFVFSYSTDGLNFTDLITVTKTADDNTAQIAPLPAGVTGTVYIRVRDTDRTVGNGGQDTINIDHLFMSIVE; encoded by the coding sequence ATGGCTTTCCCTCAGGAAGCTGCTGCCACGCCTTTACCCGACTCTTTGAAGTTAACGGTAACGGTCAATGGAGTCCAAAAGACTCTGAATCTACACCGCCGTTCCATACGTGGTGCAAACTTCGCAGTGAGAGTCTGGGATCAAACCAGTGGCTATTCCACGCTGCCCACAGTGCCTGAAGTAAGAACCTACAGAGGTACTGTTGAGGAGGATCCAAATACTTTGGTCTGTGCTTCTATCAATGAAAGCGATGTGATCAGTGCCCAGTTTTTTGACTTGAGCAAAGGCAAGGGGAGATCGGCTTGGATCAATGAACAGGTTAGTGCTCAGCTCATTGCTCCAGTTGCTGCGGATCCAATGCCGTCCCAGTCAGTGGCTCCTCCGCGGAATGCGAATTCATCGGTTTCTTTGGCCGGTCCCAAAGTGCCTACCGGCGTCTCTGGTACGGGGATTTCGTACGGCGATCTAGTGGAGGTAGAACAAGCCATCGATGTAACGAACCATTCGTATAATAATCTATTGGGCAACGTGGATGACATCTTGGCCAAGTATGAGCTCGATATGTTGGTCTACGATATGATGATGACTCGTGATTGCCTCACGCGCGTCGTCCTTCCTCACATCGTCATCCGTAGTGAGCAGTTCTACGCTAGCTCCACAACACCAGGGCTGTCAGAGATGAATACGGAATGGAAGTCCGAGCCTTTGCTTAGTACCAACTGGGATATGGTGTGGGCTACCGAGGGCTATTATGCCTGGGGAAACCAAGTCGGAAAGGACGAGAACTCCATGGCTGCTGGAGCCCTCTATCATGAGACAGGGCATAACTGGGGTGTGTATCACCTTCCGTATGCATACGATACGATGGGGGGTAATAGGCCCTTGCACGAGGCCTACAGTGTCGATGTGATGTTGGCAAAGCGTGCGGAATCTATCGATGAAGGGGACCTCACTATTGCAGCAGGTTATAGTGATCCTTTGCATCCACATACGCATACGGATGTAGCCAGAGTGGTGCAGAATACACCCACTGATATCGATGTGTTAGCCAATGACTGGGACTCCAATGGTGATACGCTTACAATTTTCAGCCACACAACTACCACAGCCAATGGTGGTAGTGTAACCCTGAATCCTAATGGAACGCTACGCTACACGCCCGCTACGAATTTTGTAGGGAAGGACATGATCGTCTATACCGTGCAAGATGACTCCACCATGCAGTTGAAAGCGCGTGAGATTGTGCACATCGAAGTGGTGAACAATGGTCTGATGCTTCACTATGCGTTCGACGAAACAAGTGGCACAGCTGTCTCTGATTCAAGTGGAGTTGGTTTAGCTGGTGACCTCAATGGAGCCAATTTTGCAACTCATGCAGTCGACTCACCTCTGGGTAAGGGAATCCGTGTCTGGGGCTGGGAGAATGATAACAATGAGGAGAATGCTGACTGGAGTGGGGTTGTGGTAGGCAATGGGAGTGTACTTCCAGTAGCTTCTATCGATGATAGAGGGGCTACTCCCTTTGACTCTACACACAATAATCACAGTGGCTTCTACGATGTTATGGATGGGGACTTCACCGCATCTACTTTCTTCCGTGTAGACGACTATAATTTCGGTAATGGCTACACACTGTCAGGAGCTCCTTGGATTTTCACCAAGTGGTGGCATGCAGAGCAAAAATGCGGCTGGGGACTCCAGGCCACAGGTAATGCTCTGGTGATGTATTACCGTCCTTTCAAAGGAACTGAGTCAATTCGTACTGTTAGCGGCAGCTATAACTTTGAAGCAGGTAAATGGTATCATACTTCGGTGGTCTTTGATCGTGCCTTGAATGAAATCCGTCTTTATGTGAACGGAACAGAAGTGGCTAAGCAAACAAGTGCCTTCCCGGCTGATGCGCCTTACCTCTTTACGGGTCGCATGCCCATGCGATTGGGAACATTTGGGGCCGAGAAAGTCTGCTTGGATGACTTCCGCCTCTATTCAAAGGCGTTAACAGTCGCAGAGATCGGTGCCCTGGTAGATGCTGCCGGCCCCACGAAATTCCTCGCTGATGCCACCGGGCAGATCCAACACTACAAACCCATGGTTTTTGACCACAATGTGGCGGGAGATGTTTGGGATGGTGATGGTACGGGAATCACCTATAGCAAACTCAGTGGAGATACTTGGATCAATGTGAGCTCTGAAGGCCGCTTGACTGGAGAAGCTCCTGGTGAAGGAGTATACAGCGTCACTGTACGCGTATCCAATAACGAGGGTGATACAGATGAGCGACAGTATCAGGTCACGATAGTAAGCAAAGGCGTTTACTATGAAAGGTTTGCAACGAGCAGTGCAACCATGTCTGGCCTAACTGATCATGCATCCTTCCCGCATATGCCGACGGTAGGTCAAGTGATTGATCATGCCGAGATTCCAGCCAATGTGGCTAACAACTATGGCTCACGTATGCAGGCCTATCTTGTGCCTGATACTACAGGTGATTACACCTTCTGGGTGTCTGGAGATGATGTGGGTGAGCTTTGGTTAAGTACCAGCGAGTCTCCTGAAGATGCGGTGCAGATTGCAAACTTACCTTCCTGGACTAGTGCGTACGCCTGGGATGCAAATCCAGCTCAGAAGTCTGCCACGATTACACTTGAAGCTGGTAAGAAATATTACCTCATGGCTCTTCATGTAGAAGGTGGAGGAGGTGACCATTTTGCGGTAGCTTGGGAGGGGCCTGGTTTCACAAGGCAGCTGATTCCCAATAACAATCTGGAGATTTACTACAGTAATGTGGTTGCCAAGTGGGCCTTTGATGAAGGCAACGGTACCACAGCAGGAGATGGAGTTCCTTATGGTATTGATGGTGCGCTGAATCCCGCTGTGACTTGGACATCGGGTAAACGTGGTAGCGCGGTATCAGTCGCCAATGGTGCGATCACCCTTGGTCGCAATGACTACTCTGGTGAGTGGACCTGGTCTGGCTGGGTGAAGCGTACAGGTTCAGCAACCGCCAGTGCTCTTATGGCGAGCAGCAGTTATCAGATGCGCCTGGAGCAGTATTATAATACTCACAGAGTTGGTTATACACGCTTTGGTCATGCAGATTGGTCAACAGGCTATACTTCTCCACCGGGGACTTGGGTTTACCTAAGTGCAGTCATGGATGACGGAGTGTTCAAGGTCTATGAGAATGGGGTATTTCAGAGCAGCGTCGCTGTGACTGGAGGAAGCCTTCCTATGAATGCGATAGGTTCAGGCCCAATAGAGATGGATGATGTGGTGATCTATAACCGGGCCATGCCTGAGTCAGAGTTGCTTCCGTTTTCACTCAAGGGTGGGACTTATGCTGTGGATGAGAATGCAAGTGTGGGTGCCAGCGTGGCCTCTGTTGCTGGTAAAAACATCTGGGCAGTAGGATTAAACTACAGCATTACCTCCGGAAATACAGGAGGGGCCTTCTCTATCAATTCTAGCACTGGTGAAATCACCGTGGCAGGAACCCTGAGTGGTGGAAGTCAATATGTGCTCTCCGTAGCGGTAAACGACGGTAGCGGCCTGAGCAGCTCTGCTACAATGACTGTAGATATTAACGAGATAAATTTTGCTCCGAGTCTTTCAGATGAGAGTGCTAGCATTGCGGAGAATAGTGCAGCGGGCACTTCTGTGATTACCTTGAGTGCTACCGATCCGGATGCCGGGGACGTGTTGAGTTATGCAATTACAGCAGGAAATACTAATGGCGCTTTTGCGATTAATAGTAGCACTGGCGAAATCACCGTAGCAAGTACTTTGAACTATGAAGTCCTCAATAGCTATACGCTTACTGTGGAGGTGACTGATACTGGATCTTTGTCAGACACGGCTACCATCACAGTGAACGTAACTGATGTCGATGAGAGCGCTGTGACAGGAGTCCAAGCCTGGGAAGAGGCTGTACACCAGGGTGCATCGTTTATCCTTAAGCGTACAACCCCTCTTGCAGGGAATGCCACGGATACGGTCGATATGTCTTCCATCAGTGGAGATGCTAGCTATGAGTTCATCGTCGAAGCTGAGGATTTCGGCCAGTCTGCAGTTCACTTGTTGGACGGCAACGGATGGAGCCTTCGTTTCGAGCAGTGGAGTAACAGTGGCAAGCTCGGGATGACCCGATACGGCGTGGCTGACTACCAGTTGACCGCTGAGAGTGGGCAATCTGTAGCTTCGCCGTACGGCGCGGTACATCACATCGTCTATGTCGTGGATAGTGTGAATACCCAGACCAGAGTCTATGTGGATGGGGTATTTGTAGGAACCGTATCTCAGATTCCAGCCCTGAATACAGCGTCTATCACACTAGGTGCGACGAATCTCCGTAGTGATGCATCAACGGGTATTCACGCCTTTGCAGCTTACAATAGTGCATTGAGTGCCGCGGAGGTGTCTACTCATTCAGCAGCTTGGCTGGGTGTGGCTCCAGCTTCTAACAATCCTCCTGTAGCTACTACGATCGCCACGAGTAATGCTGAGACGATGATTGATGGACAGGTTATTTCTGGTTCTATGGCCGATACGCAGACATCCAACAATGTCTACGAAGTCCTTCAGGAGGCAAAGACGTCCGGAAAGCCATCTACTCGAGTATCGAGTCTGGAGCATACTTGGAGCTTTGATATTGGAGCCGGCGGGATCCTTGTTGAGCTGAATGTTGAGGCGCATCACAGCGCCAATAATGAAGGAGATGACTTTGTGTTCTCCTATTCCACTGACGGCCTTAACTTCACCGACCTTATTACGGTGACCAAGACTGCGGATGACAATACGGCCCAGATCGCACCTCTCCCAGCAGGTGTCACTGGAACCGTGTACATACGCGTAAGGGATACTGATCGCACAGTAGGTAACGGTGGTCAGGATACCATTAACATCGATCATTTATTTATGAGTATAGTTGAGTAG
- a CDS encoding beta-N-acetylhexosaminidase: MSLVSVCGVSAGYSQNLEVVPAVSSWKPAQGALKLGEMRWSLSDSGSMQLLVSVLEGEGVWGDQVGVPETAKGGVHFKWDKGIAGEESYRVTIGDGVLVEASSYAGLFYGSRTVLQLVHSYQGNIPKGIIQDKPVYQVRSLMIDVGRKHLEFEDLKDWVRLMGWMKFNQLQLHLNDNSWGRYPGYRLESKVYPGLASKDGHYTFEQIREIQDFAKGYGVEIIPEIDSPGHSLAFTVYRPDLAHPDIDRAGFGLAYLDIRGEQPRRFMEKLFDEVAPLFDSKEFHIGTDEYRLNLIKDKNERDALGEDFRLYINHFNKYLKEKHGKTVRIWSGYEHMPGTTEPEKDVIIDMWVTGDAKNKTKDGYKIINSSHNYTYIVPGAPYYGVHNPGIYNDWTPLKFMNKPEGILEEGEKNLLGAKLHIWNDYGPTGYTWNEIARLTVPSMAAFGEKMWGVKGAENYDAFVKYADTLSSAAPAVTLLTRDATKEEMVWSLENQSEMIGNSSISMNAAAQNLEYPWIASFTITRKNDIAGDELLVSSSLAAFYLDLTHEFKSKQGVETKRGVACVRANQAPGFDPLTSYNPDVIVFPYEVPLNQKVTLTFVGEQKKTSLYVDGKLVSSVNTQMVCPLGQIGADQLPRGFHGTLHKVNIFSKSINHEIGHWDTDLLKDGRYPFEVNVLAGAAAVRFEYKRGAHGANLRKVGLWKEGVLVHQYEGDYFVGGSNRDQSFKIPAALKDERDLKIKAEITGEGGSDSFGKVSSGRFF, from the coding sequence ATGTCACTAGTTAGTGTATGTGGCGTGAGTGCGGGTTACTCCCAGAACCTGGAAGTAGTGCCCGCTGTGAGTAGCTGGAAGCCAGCTCAAGGTGCACTGAAACTTGGAGAGATGCGTTGGTCGTTGTCTGATTCAGGTTCTATGCAGCTTTTGGTATCCGTGCTTGAGGGAGAGGGTGTATGGGGGGACCAAGTTGGTGTACCTGAGACGGCCAAGGGTGGCGTCCATTTCAAATGGGATAAGGGGATTGCGGGAGAAGAAAGCTACCGAGTAACCATTGGTGATGGTGTGCTGGTGGAAGCGAGCAGCTACGCAGGTCTATTCTATGGATCAAGAACTGTACTCCAGCTCGTTCATTCTTATCAGGGAAACATTCCGAAAGGTATCATTCAGGATAAGCCCGTTTATCAAGTGAGATCTCTTATGATCGATGTAGGGCGAAAGCATCTGGAGTTCGAGGACCTGAAGGACTGGGTGCGTCTGATGGGGTGGATGAAGTTCAACCAGCTTCAGCTTCATTTGAATGATAACTCATGGGGACGCTATCCAGGCTATCGACTGGAGAGTAAGGTATATCCGGGATTAGCGTCCAAAGATGGCCATTACACCTTTGAGCAGATCAGAGAGATTCAGGATTTTGCCAAAGGCTATGGAGTAGAGATTATTCCTGAGATTGATAGTCCAGGGCATTCACTAGCTTTCACGGTCTATCGCCCCGATCTAGCTCATCCTGATATCGACCGTGCTGGGTTTGGTCTGGCTTATTTGGATATCAGGGGTGAGCAACCCAGAAGATTCATGGAAAAGTTGTTCGATGAGGTGGCTCCTTTGTTTGATAGCAAAGAATTCCATATCGGCACTGACGAGTATCGTCTGAATCTGATTAAAGACAAAAATGAGCGAGATGCCCTGGGTGAAGACTTCCGCTTGTATATCAACCATTTCAACAAGTACCTCAAAGAGAAGCACGGCAAGACGGTACGTATCTGGTCTGGCTATGAGCACATGCCCGGTACTACTGAGCCAGAGAAAGATGTGATCATTGATATGTGGGTCACCGGTGATGCCAAGAACAAGACCAAAGACGGCTACAAAATCATCAACTCATCTCATAACTATACCTACATTGTGCCGGGTGCGCCATATTATGGAGTGCATAATCCGGGTATCTATAATGACTGGACTCCCTTGAAGTTCATGAACAAGCCTGAAGGTATCCTTGAGGAAGGTGAAAAGAATTTGTTAGGGGCTAAACTGCATATATGGAACGACTACGGGCCAACGGGGTATACTTGGAATGAGATCGCTCGTCTGACAGTTCCGTCCATGGCGGCCTTCGGTGAGAAAATGTGGGGTGTGAAAGGTGCTGAGAACTATGACGCGTTCGTGAAGTATGCAGACACTTTATCCTCGGCAGCGCCCGCAGTCACCCTGCTCACACGCGATGCTACAAAAGAAGAGATGGTCTGGAGCCTAGAGAATCAGAGCGAAATGATTGGCAATAGCAGCATCAGCATGAATGCGGCGGCACAGAACCTTGAGTATCCGTGGATTGCGAGTTTTACCATCACCCGGAAGAATGATATCGCCGGGGACGAGCTGCTAGTCAGCTCTTCTTTGGCAGCATTCTATCTTGATCTTACGCACGAGTTTAAGTCCAAGCAGGGTGTGGAAACCAAGCGGGGTGTGGCCTGTGTACGTGCCAACCAAGCTCCTGGTTTTGATCCTCTGACTTCCTATAATCCTGATGTGATTGTCTTTCCATACGAAGTGCCACTGAATCAAAAAGTGACGCTGACTTTTGTGGGGGAGCAGAAGAAAACCTCTCTCTATGTCGATGGTAAGTTAGTATCATCAGTGAATACCCAGATGGTTTGTCCATTAGGTCAGATAGGTGCAGATCAGTTGCCGAGAGGTTTTCACGGCACGCTTCACAAGGTGAATATTTTCTCCAAATCCATTAACCATGAGATTGGTCATTGGGATACAGACCTGTTGAAAGATGGCCGCTATCCATTTGAAGTGAATGTGCTCGCGGGGGCTGCTGCCGTGCGTTTTGAATACAAGCGTGGAGCCCATGGTGCCAACCTCAGAAAAGTGGGTCTGTGGAAGGAGGGGGTCCTCGTTCATCAGTATGAAGGTGACTACTTTGTCGGTGGTA